The following nucleotide sequence is from Deinococcus multiflagellatus.
GCACCGCGTACACACTGTTGCGCAGGCCAGCGTCCTGGGTGGGGGCACCCAGGAGCAGGGGCACTGGCACGGCCGCGAGCGCGCGGCGGACAGGCGCCGTGGTGGGGGCCTGCGGGGCGGCCGTTTCCGGCCAGACGACCAGGGAGGCGGGCGCCGCGCGCAGGCCAGCGGCCGTCAGAGTCAGGTAGTGCGTCAGTTCTTCCGTGCGGCGACCTGCTGCTTTGAGCCGGGGGTCGATGTTGCCCTGGACCAGCAGGACCTGCTGTGTGCTGTCAGGCGCGGCTGGGCGGGTCAGGCCGTAGCCTGCGGCCAGCAGCACCGCACCCAGCACCGCGCTTTGTCCCAAACCCCGCCCCGACACCAGGGCAGCCGCACTCAAAGCCACCAGCAGGCCCACCAGGGCAATGCCCCCCAGGTCCGCCACCTGCACCAGGGGCGTCTGCGCCCAGGCGTAGCCCAGGCTGCCCCAGGTGAACCCAAATGGGCCGGCGGCGCGCAGCGCGTCCATGACCGTCCAGGCCAGGGGCAAGCCCCACAGCGTGGCAGAACCCAGGAGCCGGCGGGTCAGGGCAGCGGTCAGCCCCCACAGGCTGGCCAGCAGGGCGATGAGCAGGACACTCAGGATGACCGCACCCGGGCCCAGAAAGTCCGAAAGGCTGCTGGGCAGCCACAACAGGTGGGCGGCGAAGAACCCGGCGCCGAAGAGCCAGGTGAGTTTGAACGTGTCGGTGGGGGGGCGCCGCGTGATCTCACGGAAGAGCAGGGCCAGGGGCAAGGGGGCGAGCCAGCTCCAGCTCGAGACGAGAAACCCCAGACCGAGCACGCCACCCAGCGCCGCCCAAGCCACATCGGAACGCCAGACGCAGCGGACTGGGACGGGCCAGGAACGCATCCTCTCTCCTTTCACATCTGTTCAGATTTAAAAGAGACCGTACGGGTTCACGGGAATGCCTGCCTGATAGACGCGGAAATCGAGATGGGGCCCGGTGCTGTTGCCCGTGCTGCCCACACGCGCGATGACCTGTCCCGTGACCACCTGCTGGCCCGTACGCACCAGATTGACGCTGTTGTGGCTGTACCGGGTGGTCAGGCCGCCCGCATGCTCCAGCACGATGGTCCAGCCCCACCCGTTGCGCGCATCAAAGACCGCGCTCTTGACGGTGCCGGCCATGGTCGCGCGGATGGGCGTACCGGTGGGGGCGGCCAGGTCCAGCCCCCCATGCTGGGCATTAAAAGGCGTGGTCAGACGGCCCTGAACGGGCGGCACCGCGCTGACGCGCACCGAGGCGGCGCGGACGGTCACCCCAGGAGTTGAGGCCGGCCGGGTGGGCAGCGTCAGCTTCTGACCGACCCGGAGCTGGTTGGCACGCACACTTGGATTGATCTGGAGCAGGGCCGTGACCGTGGTGCCATGGCGCGCCGCAAGGCTGGACAGGGTGTCGCCCGCTTTGACGGTGATGCTGGCGGCCGAGCCCAGAGAGATCAAGACCGCCGCCATGAGCGCCGCGCCAAACATGTGAATCCGCATAAGACGGCGTGAATGTATCAAGTGGCTTGGACCAAAGGATGAGCAGCAATTCATAGATCACACGCAGGGCGTGGGCTGTCGCTTGGGCCGCTCCGGTACAGAGGCTGTGGGCCGGCACGCAGCCAGAAATGAGACGAGGCCCCACATGGGGCCTCGTCTCTGCGCATCTT
It contains:
- the lnt gene encoding apolipoprotein N-acyltransferase; amino-acid sequence: MRSWPVPVRCVWRSDVAWAALGGVLGLGFLVSSWSWLAPLPLALLFREITRRPPTDTFKLTWLFGAGFFAAHLLWLPSSLSDFLGPGAVILSVLLIALLASLWGLTAALTRRLLGSATLWGLPLAWTVMDALRAAGPFGFTWGSLGYAWAQTPLVQVADLGGIALVGLLVALSAAALVSGRGLGQSAVLGAVLLAAGYGLTRPAAPDSTQQVLLVQGNIDPRLKAAGRRTEELTHYLTLTAAGLRAAPASLVVWPETAAPQAPTTAPVRRALAAVPVPLLLGAPTQDAGLRNSVYAVQAGQTLGRQDKRRLVPFGEFFPARAALNGVYRAVFAGLGLPPLTGTVPGTTTQPLILGPLRAGVLICYESTFPGVARALVTQGANLLVTASNDAWFGPSTGAEQHFQMGRVRAIETRRWWVRAGNDGISAAVNPQGQVVARFPRGVAGAFTAPYGLAETRTLLVRWGDWVPLLAGIGLALMWGRQRWLTWRLAD
- a CDS encoding M23 family metallopeptidase encodes the protein MRIHMFGAALMAAVLISLGSAASITVKAGDTLSSLAARHGTTVTALLQINPSVRANQLRVGQKLTLPTRPASTPGVTVRAASVRVSAVPPVQGRLTTPFNAQHGGLDLAAPTGTPIRATMAGTVKSAVFDARNGWGWTIVLEHAGGLTTRYSHNSVNLVRTGQQVVTGQVIARVGSTGNSTGPHLDFRVYQAGIPVNPYGLF